The following are from one region of the Achromobacter xylosoxidans genome:
- a CDS encoding CaiB/BaiF CoA transferase family protein, with translation MAATLPNAGALAGCKVIDLSRVLGGPYCTQILADHGADVLKIEPPGGDETRGWGPPFLGDTASYFIGVNRNKDGMTLDLSQPAGQELLRHLLIDADVLVENFKPGTLEKWGLGYDTLSRDFPALIHCRVSGFGADGPLGGLPGYDACAQAMCGLMSVNGDADGEATRVGLPVVDMVTGLNAAVAILLALNERTRSGLGQFLDITLYDCALSLLHPHAPNYFYSGKVPARSGNAHPNIAPYETLPTASGPIFLAVGNNRQFAQLAQTLDAPGLADDARYATNADRLRNRQALRGDLSALLADHDAAALADRLLRCGVPAAAVQTVDQALAHPHTRHRGMVLEQGDYRGVGSPIKLSRTPATLRKLPPALRPADAGE, from the coding sequence ATGGCTGCAACCCTGCCCAACGCCGGCGCGCTCGCCGGCTGCAAAGTGATAGACCTGTCGCGCGTGCTGGGCGGCCCCTATTGCACGCAGATCCTGGCCGACCACGGCGCCGACGTGCTGAAGATCGAGCCGCCCGGCGGCGACGAGACGCGCGGCTGGGGGCCGCCCTTCCTGGGCGATACCGCGTCCTATTTCATCGGCGTGAACCGCAACAAGGACGGCATGACGCTGGACCTGTCGCAGCCCGCAGGGCAGGAATTGCTGCGCCATCTGCTGATCGACGCCGACGTGCTGGTGGAAAACTTCAAGCCCGGCACGCTGGAGAAATGGGGCTTGGGATACGACACGCTGAGCCGCGACTTCCCCGCGCTGATCCATTGCCGCGTCAGCGGCTTCGGCGCGGACGGTCCGCTGGGCGGCCTGCCCGGCTACGACGCCTGCGCCCAGGCCATGTGCGGCCTGATGAGCGTGAACGGCGACGCGGACGGCGAAGCCACCCGCGTCGGCCTGCCGGTGGTGGACATGGTGACCGGCCTGAACGCGGCCGTGGCGATCCTGCTGGCGCTCAATGAGCGTACCCGCAGCGGCCTGGGCCAGTTCCTGGACATCACGCTGTACGACTGCGCCCTGTCGCTGCTGCATCCGCACGCGCCCAACTACTTCTACAGTGGCAAAGTACCCGCGCGCAGCGGCAACGCACACCCGAACATCGCCCCCTACGAAACGCTGCCCACCGCCAGCGGCCCGATCTTCCTGGCGGTCGGCAACAACCGCCAGTTCGCGCAGCTGGCGCAGACGCTGGACGCGCCGGGGTTGGCGGACGATGCACGCTACGCCACCAACGCCGACCGCCTGCGCAACCGCCAAGCCCTGCGCGGCGACCTGTCCGCGCTGCTGGCGGACCACGACGCCGCCGCGCTCGCCGACCGCCTGCTGCGTTGCGGCGTGCCCGCGGCCGCCGTGCAGACCGTGGACCAGGCGCTGGCGCATCCGCACACCCGCCATCGCGGCATGGTGCTGGAACAAGGCGACTACCGGGGCGTAGGCTCGCCGATCAAGCTGTCGCGCACGCCGGCCACGCTGCGCAAGCTGCCACCGGCGCTGCGTCCCGCCGACGCCGGCGAATAA
- a CDS encoding acyl-CoA dehydrogenase family protein codes for MDTPVKTAPTAATPVPDSRGQNLFSADPYAEALSRRYLPPALHAHLLPHLERLGALAGGVMDELAATADKHPPTLSVRSRAGADESRIDKHPAYVELERLAYSEFGLAALSHRGGVLGWPEPMPAAAKYALSHLFVQAEFGLCCPVSMTDSLARTLRKFGSPELVERVLPEVTSQDFDALRQGAMFMTEQGAGSDVSATEVTATAQDDGTWLIHGDKWFCSNPDAGYAMVLARSEAQPGLKGVSLFLLPRDLADGTHNHYRILRLKDKLGTRSMASGEIRLEGAVAWLVGERGRGFKHMADMINNSRLSNGMRAAGLMRRAVTEAVYVSQHRRAFGKRLIDMPLMQRQLVKMTVWAEQARSVMFQTARALADADRGAADPALARILTPLIKFRACRDARKVTGDAMEVRGGCGYIEEWTEPRLVRDAHLGSIWEGTSNIVALDVLRAITRENSLPALRSHIDGLLAAGRPCPPELADMQARALEQTYALAEHAAQADRPELARQAASLLYHAVSMAALRWEATEPGLESRALLADQVLQHRLGPRDPYAIPADESAACRAILQYAL; via the coding sequence ATGGATACCCCCGTCAAGACCGCGCCCACCGCCGCCACGCCCGTTCCGGATTCGCGCGGGCAGAACCTGTTCAGCGCGGACCCTTACGCCGAGGCGCTCAGCCGGCGTTACCTGCCGCCCGCGCTGCACGCCCATCTGCTGCCCCACCTTGAACGGCTGGGCGCGCTGGCCGGCGGCGTCATGGACGAACTGGCCGCCACCGCCGACAAGCATCCGCCCACGCTGTCCGTGCGCAGCCGCGCCGGCGCCGACGAATCGCGCATCGACAAGCATCCGGCCTACGTCGAACTGGAACGCCTGGCCTACAGCGAATTCGGCCTGGCTGCGCTGTCGCACCGCGGCGGCGTGCTGGGCTGGCCCGAACCCATGCCCGCGGCCGCCAAGTACGCGCTCAGCCACCTGTTCGTGCAGGCCGAGTTCGGCCTGTGCTGCCCGGTCAGCATGACCGACTCGCTGGCGCGCACCCTGCGCAAGTTCGGCTCCCCGGAACTGGTAGAGCGGGTCCTGCCCGAAGTGACCTCGCAGGATTTCGATGCGCTGCGCCAGGGCGCCATGTTCATGACCGAACAGGGCGCCGGGTCCGATGTCAGCGCCACCGAAGTGACCGCCACCGCACAGGACGACGGCACCTGGCTCATTCACGGCGACAAATGGTTCTGCTCCAATCCGGACGCGGGCTACGCCATGGTGCTGGCGCGCAGCGAAGCCCAGCCCGGCCTGAAGGGCGTATCGCTGTTCCTGCTGCCGCGCGACCTGGCCGACGGCACGCACAACCACTACCGCATCCTGCGCCTGAAGGACAAGCTGGGCACGCGCTCGATGGCCAGCGGCGAGATCCGCCTGGAAGGCGCGGTGGCCTGGCTGGTGGGCGAGCGCGGCCGCGGCTTCAAGCATATGGCCGACATGATCAACAACTCGCGCCTGTCCAACGGCATGCGCGCCGCCGGCCTGATGCGCCGCGCCGTGACCGAAGCGGTCTATGTCTCGCAGCACCGGCGCGCCTTCGGCAAGCGCCTGATCGACATGCCGCTGATGCAGCGCCAGTTGGTCAAAATGACGGTCTGGGCCGAACAGGCCCGCAGCGTGATGTTCCAGACGGCGCGCGCGCTGGCCGACGCGGACCGGGGCGCGGCCGATCCGGCGCTGGCGCGCATCCTCACGCCGTTGATCAAGTTCCGCGCCTGCCGCGATGCCCGCAAGGTGACCGGCGACGCCATGGAAGTGCGCGGCGGCTGCGGCTACATCGAGGAATGGACCGAACCGCGGCTGGTGCGCGACGCCCATCTGGGCTCCATCTGGGAAGGCACCAGCAACATCGTGGCGCTGGACGTGCTGCGCGCCATCACCCGCGAAAATTCGCTGCCGGCGCTGCGCAGCCATATCGACGGCCTGCTGGCCGCAGGCCGCCCCTGCCCGCCCGAACTGGCCGACATGCAGGCGCGCGCGCTGGAGCAGACCTATGCGCTGGCCGAACACGCCGCGCAGGCCGACCGCCCCGAATTGGCACGCCAGGCGGCTTCGCTGCTGTACCACGCGGTGTCGATGGCCGCCCTGCGCTGGGAAGCCACCGAACCCGGCCTGGAAAGCCGCGCGCTGCTAGCCGACCAGGTGCTGCAGCACCGCCTGGGTCCGCGCGATCCTTATGCCATCCCGGCCGACGAAAGCGCGGCGTGCCGGGCCATCCTGCAGTACGCGCTGTAA
- a CDS encoding Bug family tripartite tricarboxylate transporter substrate binding protein — protein MNRTLASLLLAAAAIAPAAAPALAADAYPSARPVTLIVPFPPGGPTDALARRLADKLRQPLNQNVIVENRAGAGGNIGSEYVATAKPDGYTLLFGTSGPLAINVSLYKKQGYNPETSFAPIIRIGHLPNILVVNPSVPANNAQELIAYAKKNPEKLSYASSGNGASSHLAGILFNNMAGTQIMHIPYKGTGPALNDLLGGQVSMSFTDILTALPYIKAGKLRAIGLASAQRSDALPDLPTLSEQGLKGYDVSVFFGIVAPKGTPPDVVDTLNRAFKTALSDPEVAQTLRSQGIVEAQDQTPQGLATFISAEVPKWRDLIKSAHVSID, from the coding sequence ATGAACCGAACCCTCGCCTCTTTGCTGCTGGCGGCCGCCGCCATCGCCCCCGCCGCCGCGCCCGCACTGGCCGCGGACGCCTATCCCTCGGCCCGGCCCGTGACGCTGATCGTGCCGTTCCCGCCGGGCGGTCCCACCGACGCCCTGGCGCGCAGGCTGGCCGACAAGCTGCGGCAGCCGCTGAACCAGAACGTCATCGTCGAAAACCGCGCGGGCGCCGGCGGCAACATCGGCTCGGAATACGTGGCGACGGCCAAGCCGGACGGCTACACCCTGCTGTTCGGCACCTCGGGGCCGCTGGCGATCAACGTCAGCCTGTACAAGAAGCAGGGCTACAACCCCGAGACCAGCTTCGCGCCCATCATTCGCATCGGCCACCTGCCCAATATCCTGGTGGTGAACCCGTCGGTGCCCGCCAACAACGCGCAGGAACTCATCGCCTACGCCAAGAAGAACCCGGAAAAGCTGAGCTACGCCTCGTCGGGCAACGGCGCCTCGTCGCACCTGGCCGGCATACTCTTCAACAACATGGCCGGCACCCAGATCATGCACATCCCCTACAAGGGCACGGGACCGGCGCTCAATGACCTGCTGGGCGGGCAGGTGTCGATGTCGTTCACCGACATCCTTACCGCGCTGCCCTACATCAAGGCGGGCAAGCTGCGCGCCATCGGCCTGGCCAGCGCCCAGCGCTCGGACGCGCTGCCCGACCTGCCCACGCTTTCGGAGCAGGGGCTCAAGGGCTACGACGTCAGCGTGTTCTTCGGCATCGTCGCGCCCAAAGGCACGCCGCCTGACGTGGTGGACACGCTGAACCGCGCCTTCAAGACCGCGCTGTCCGATCCCGAGGTCGCGCAGACGCTGCGCAGCCAGGGCATCGTTGAAGCCCAGGACCAGACGCCGCAGGGCCTGGCGACCTTCATCTCGGCCGAAGTGCCCAAATGGCGCGACCTCATCAAGAGCGCCCACGTTTCCATCGACTGA